The proteins below are encoded in one region of Bacteroides uniformis:
- a CDS encoding efflux RND transporter permease subunit: MNISELSIRRPVLSTVLTLIILLFGFIGYNYLGVREYPSVDNPIISVSCSYPGANADVIENQITEPLEQNINGIPGIRSLSSVSQQGSSRITVEFELSVDLETAANDVRDKVSRAQRYLPRDCDPPTVSKADADATPILMVALQSDKRSLLELSEIADLTVKEQLQTISDVSSVSIWGEKRYSMRLWLDPIKMSGYGITPLDVKNAVDNENVELPSGSIEGNTTELTIRTLGLMHTAEEFNNLILKEDGNRIVRFSDIGRAELGPADIKSYMKMNGVPMVGVVVIPQPGANHIEIANAVYDRMEKMKKDLPEDVHYNYGFDNTKFIRASIDEVKQTVYEAFVLVIIIIFLFLRDWRVTLVPCIVIPVSLIGAFFIMYLAGFSINVLSMLAVVLAVGLVVDDAIVMTENIYVRIEKGMPPKEAGIEGAKEIFFAVISTTITLVAVFFPIVFMDGTTGRLFREFSIVVSGSVIISSFAALTFTPMLATKLLIKREQQSWFYRKTEPFFEGMNRVYSQSLAAFLKRRWIALPFTIVTILLIGVLWNTIPAEMAPLEDRSQISINTMGAEGVTYEYIRDYTEDINHLVDSIIPDAEAVTARVSSGSGNVRITLKDMKDRDYTQMEVAEKLSKAVQKKTMARSFVQQSSSFGGRRGGMPVQYVLQATNIEKLQEVLPKFMTKVYENPVFQMADVNLKFSKPEARININRDKASIMGVSTKNIAQTLQYGLSGQRMGYFYMNGKQYEILGEINRQQRNKPADLKGIYIRSDNGNMVQLDNLIELTGGIAPPKLYRYNRFVSATISAGLADGKTIGQGLDEMDKIAKETLDETFRTALTGDSKEYRESSSSLMFAFILAIVLIYLILAAQFESFKDPLIIMLTVPLAIAGALVFMYFGDITMNIFSQIGIIMLIGLVAKNGILIVEFANQKQEAGEDKMRAIKDASLQRLRPILMTSASTILGLIPLAYATGEGCNQRIAMGTAVVGGMLISTLLTMYIVPAIYSYVSTNRSKLKTE, translated from the coding sequence ATGAATATATCCGAATTAAGTATACGGCGACCGGTACTCTCGACAGTACTTACCCTGATAATCCTGCTGTTTGGCTTCATCGGCTACAATTATCTGGGTGTACGCGAGTACCCATCTGTAGACAATCCCATCATATCAGTATCCTGCTCCTATCCGGGTGCCAACGCCGATGTCATCGAGAACCAGATAACGGAGCCTCTGGAGCAGAACATCAACGGTATTCCCGGCATACGCTCCCTCTCCAGTGTCAGCCAGCAAGGCTCATCACGCATTACAGTAGAGTTTGAGCTTTCCGTTGACCTGGAAACCGCCGCCAACGACGTACGTGATAAAGTGTCGCGTGCACAACGCTATCTGCCTCGTGACTGTGACCCGCCTACCGTATCAAAAGCCGATGCGGACGCCACCCCTATCCTGATGGTTGCCCTCCAAAGTGACAAACGTTCCCTACTGGAGCTCAGTGAAATAGCCGACCTGACTGTCAAGGAGCAGCTTCAGACTATTTCAGATGTAAGTAGTGTAAGTATCTGGGGAGAAAAGCGCTATTCCATGCGGCTTTGGCTGGACCCCATCAAGATGTCCGGCTATGGAATCACTCCTCTGGATGTAAAGAATGCGGTGGACAACGAAAACGTAGAGCTCCCTTCCGGAAGTATCGAAGGAAACACTACCGAGCTCACCATCCGTACGTTGGGTCTGATGCATACAGCCGAAGAGTTCAACAATCTTATCCTGAAGGAAGACGGTAACCGTATTGTCCGCTTCAGCGACATTGGACGTGCCGAACTGGGACCAGCCGACATCAAAAGTTATATGAAGATGAACGGTGTGCCCATGGTAGGTGTCGTAGTAATTCCGCAGCCGGGTGCCAACCACATTGAAATAGCCAACGCCGTATATGACCGCATGGAGAAGATGAAGAAAGACCTTCCCGAAGATGTTCATTACAACTACGGTTTTGACAATACCAAGTTTATCCGCGCTTCTATCGACGAGGTGAAGCAGACGGTGTATGAGGCCTTTGTACTGGTTATCATCATCATTTTCCTCTTCTTGCGCGATTGGCGTGTGACGCTTGTGCCATGTATTGTAATCCCCGTTTCGCTGATTGGAGCTTTCTTCATCATGTATCTGGCCGGTTTCTCCATCAATGTGCTCTCCATGCTTGCCGTGGTGCTTGCCGTGGGCTTGGTGGTGGACGACGCCATCGTGATGACGGAGAACATTTATGTCCGCATCGAGAAAGGGATGCCCCCGAAAGAAGCCGGCATAGAAGGAGCCAAGGAGATTTTCTTTGCCGTCATCTCCACTACCATTACGCTGGTGGCGGTATTCTTCCCTATTGTATTCATGGACGGTACGACAGGACGACTGTTCCGCGAATTCAGTATCGTGGTCTCCGGTTCGGTGATTATCTCCTCCTTCGCCGCATTGACTTTTACGCCGATGCTTGCCACCAAACTTTTAATCAAAAGGGAACAGCAGAGCTGGTTCTATCGCAAGACCGAACCTTTCTTCGAAGGGATGAACCGGGTATACAGCCAGTCACTGGCCGCCTTCCTGAAACGGCGCTGGATTGCCCTGCCCTTCACCATCGTCACCATCCTGCTTATCGGAGTCCTTTGGAATACTATCCCGGCTGAAATGGCGCCATTGGAGGACCGTTCGCAAATCAGTATCAATACAATGGGTGCCGAAGGAGTGACTTACGAATATATCCGCGACTATACCGAAGACATCAATCATCTGGTGGACTCCATTATCCCGGATGCAGAAGCGGTAACAGCGCGTGTATCCAGTGGTAGCGGTAACGTACGTATCACACTGAAAGACATGAAAGACCGTGACTATACCCAGATGGAGGTTGCCGAAAAGTTGTCGAAGGCAGTGCAGAAAAAGACCATGGCACGCTCTTTCGTACAGCAGTCCTCCTCATTCGGAGGACGGCGCGGCGGTATGCCCGTGCAGTATGTATTGCAGGCAACTAATATCGAGAAATTGCAGGAGGTGCTCCCCAAGTTCATGACGAAGGTCTACGAAAATCCGGTATTCCAGATGGCAGACGTAAACCTGAAGTTCAGCAAGCCTGAAGCGCGCATCAACATCAACCGTGACAAGGCGAGTATCATGGGCGTAAGCACCAAGAACATTGCCCAAACTCTGCAATACGGCTTGAGCGGACAGCGTATGGGCTACTTCTACATGAACGGAAAGCAATACGAGATATTGGGCGAAATCAACCGCCAGCAACGCAACAAGCCCGCCGACCTGAAAGGTATCTATATCCGAAGCGACAACGGGAACATGGTGCAGCTGGACAACCTGATAGAGCTGACCGGCGGTATCGCCCCTCCGAAACTGTACCGTTACAACCGTTTCGTGTCCGCCACCATCTCCGCGGGGCTTGCCGACGGGAAGACCATCGGGCAAGGACTGGACGAAATGGACAAGATTGCCAAGGAGACACTGGACGAGACCTTCCGTACCGCACTGACCGGAGACTCCAAGGAGTATCGCGAAAGCTCCTCCAGTCTGATGTTCGCCTTCATCCTTGCCATCGTGCTGATTTACCTGATTCTGGCCGCCCAGTTCGAGAGCTTCAAAGACCCGCTGATTATCATGCTGACGGTGCCTCTCGCCATTGCCGGCGCGCTGGTATTCATGTATTTCGGAGACATCACGATGAATATATTCAGCCAGATTGGCATCATCATGCTGATTGGTCTGGTAGCAAAGAACGGTATCCTGATTGTGGAGTTCGCCAATCAGAAGCAGGAAGCGGGTGAAGACAAGATGCGAGCCATCAAGGACGCCTCCCTGCAACGTCTGCGCCCCATCCTGATGACGAGTGCCTCCACCATCCTGGGATTGATACCGCTTGCCTACGCCACCGGCGAAGGCTGCAACCAGCGCATCGCCATGGGTACTGCCGTCGTAGGCGGCATGCTCATCTCCACACTGCTGACGATGTACATCGTGCCTGCCATATATAGTTATGTATCAACGAACCGAAGTAAACTGAAGACCGAATGA